Proteins encoded by one window of Carassius auratus strain Wakin chromosome 24, ASM336829v1, whole genome shotgun sequence:
- the LOC113042488 gene encoding SH2 domain-containing protein 1B-like: MDHPAYHGPISKQRCEELLGKKGRDGTYLIRESETIQGALCLCVYKQKVVYTYRILQTHTGLFTLQASSGVEEKFFETLKDLIHHYKQKNKGLATHLCHSLKRKTLQDQPMQCAEPLVPNEENDYENVDFSGDYVVVLPD; encoded by the exons ATGGATCATCCAGCATATCATGGGCCGATAAGCAAACAGAGATGTGAGGAGCTGCTCGGCAAGAAAGGACGGGACGGAACATACCTCATTCGGGAAAGCGAGACCATTCAGGGAGCTCTCTGCCTCTGTGTGTA CAAACAAAAAGTGGTCTATACCTACAGGATCCTCCAGACCCACACTGGCCTTTTCACTCTACAG GCTAGCTCAGGTGTAGAGGAGAAGTTTTTCGAGACGTTGAAGGATCTTATTCATCATTACAAGCAAAAGAATAAAGGACTTGCAACACACTTATGCCATTCCCTGAAAAGAAAAACGCTGCAAGATCAGCCAATGCAATGTGCAGAACCACTAGTGCCTAACGAGGAAAATGACTATGAAA ATGTTGACTTCTCAGGGGACTATGTTGTTGTTCTGCCGGACTGA